A single region of the Vicia villosa cultivar HV-30 ecotype Madison, WI linkage group LG4, Vvil1.0, whole genome shotgun sequence genome encodes:
- the LOC131594841 gene encoding uncharacterized protein LOC131594841 codes for MQGSSNASESAMVIETLRNKGWYLQDTDDLKAIIIIQTALADQPSDVLHSIESELLNSDLRSIGAKSLPEPSLLRNPSFYLQGPKVLQISSVRDISMSSVDNISRNSSARRVLRLCLTDGHSEITAIEYSHIPFLPDNVVPGTKIRLENKVPVHSGIACLNPKALTVLGGVVQSLFEEWQMNQKYSGFSRSSLRQLEDRDTGGPPSFVKLQVGSISGYADKNFRSNKPIAGAGRGELRPTGIQQDRNLKEDIMDANLKSKLPSERAEDKPSSSGLRPKERAEDKPSSSSTRPKEVVESVPVQNQAAAQKLLQKLNQPNQRDRHPRGRRHRGKSQEEDEVVFTLEEYEKRKTQVKPSYNDEALDISPDEYLARQLQNQFNLEHSQVQRGPRESEADNIRMNMFTYEKDSDDSYQMGRGGRGRGRGRGRGRGRGRGRGRHG; via the exons ATGCAGGGGAGTTCGAATGCTTCGGAATCAGCAATGGTGATAGAAACCCTAAGAAATAAGGGTTGGTATTTGCAAGACACCGACGATCTTAAGGCAATCATCATTATTCAAACTGCACTAGCCGATCAACCTTCCGACGTCTTACACTCCATCGAATCGGAGCTCCTCAATTCCGACCTCAGATCCATCGGCGCCAAATCCTTACCCGAACCATCTCTTCTTCGTAACCCATCGTTCTATCTCCAGGGACCCAAAGTTCTTCAG ATATCTTCGGTGAGGGACATATCCATGAGCAGTGTCGATAACATTTCAAGAAATTCAAGTGCTCGACGAGTTCTGAGATTGTGTCTCACTGATGGTCACTCTGAGATAACTGCCATAGAATACTCTCATATTCCATTTTTACCTGACAATGTTGTTCCTGGCACTAAG ATTCGTTTGGAAAACAAAGTTCCGGTTCATAGTGGTATAGCTTGCTTAAATCCGAAAGCATTGACTGTTTTAGGGGGCGTTGTTCAATCATTGTTTGAAGAATGGCAGATGAACCAAAAATATTCAGGCTTCTCTCGGTCATCTTTAAGACAGCTAGAGGATCGTGATACAGGTGGTCCTCCTTCATTTGTGAAGCTGCAGGTTGGATCTATCTCAG GTTATGCAGATAAGAACTTTCGAAGTAATAAGCCCATTGCTGGTGCTGGTAGAGGTGAGCTGAGGCCTACTGGTATCCAGCAAGATCGGAATCTGAAAGAAGATATCATGGACGCAAATCTAAAATCCAAATTGCCTTCTGAGCGAGCTGAAGACAAACCTAGTAGTTCAGGGTTAAGGCCAAAAG AAAGAGCTGAAGACAAACCTAGTAGTTCGAGTACAAGGCCAAAAGAAG TTGTGGAATCTGTTCCCGTGCAAAATCAAGCAGCTGCCCAAAAATTACTTCAGAAACTAAATCAACCAAATCAGCGTGATCGGCATCCTAGGGGTCGGAGACATAGGGGGAAGagtcaagaagaagatgaagttgtaTTTACGCTTgaagaatatgaaaaaagaaaGACCCAAGTAAAGCCTTCTTATAATGACGAGGCTCTAGATATTAGCCCTGACGAGTATCTTGCTAGGCAGCTTCAGAATCAATTTAACCTTGAACATTCTCAG GTACAAAGGGGTCCTCGTGAATCTGAAGCAGATAATATTCGAATGAATATGTTCACATATGAAAAGGATTCTGACGACAGCTATCAAATgggaagaggaggaagaggtaGAGGAAGGGGAAGGGGTAGGGGTAGAGGTAGAGGAAGAGGGAGGGGAAGACATGGTTAA